The genomic window gctctcttggattcaattatcatttctatgctgatgattttcagatctacttatccatgcctaacctctctgttgaccttcagtcttacatctccaactactggacatctcaaactggatttcTTGTAaaaatcttaaactcaacatgtccaaactgAACTTGCTATCTTTTCCACAAAACCTCTCCCCTCTATGCTATCAAAGGAGCAGCTAATGACTTACTAAGTtcctttaataataatttcatccttcaaaaggcaTAGGAATCAACAAGGTAAAATTCAATTTTGCAGGTAACTCTCCTTAAACTGGAGGAACTGGTCACTAGGGTGGAAATTATGGTAACCATGAAGAAAAGTGACTACTCCATCCAGAGTGtgtgatagaaaaaaaggaaaagtgagatGGACCCTGGATtttgggaaagcagatttcaaagtaTTTAGAGGAAAAATAGGTAGAATCCCATGGACTACAAAATTTCTAAGAAGGAAGTCTGGTCAGAAGGAATGGGAGATATTCAACAATGAAATTCTGAGAAGGCAAATGTAGATGCACAGAGAAacaatcaatttatattttaaaaagaaatgcagaGGACAAGGAACCAGGTCAAATAACAGAGGATAAATAAGAGTAAAATATGGAATAGAGATGAACCTTGgccaaaatagaaaacaaaagttATTATTATAAACATGAAGAAAAAGTTTAAGCAATGAGTGGAGTCAAATACTCGTAGATTACACAGAAGTATTACACCTATATATCTTGAATACTTTCTTCaaggaaagaactggcagataaCTGACATAACAAGCACTGAATAACCTAAGAGAAAAACGAACATTTACAATTTAAAAGACAGCAAAGGCCTATTGTTGATATTGAAGTCATCCCTGCATCATCTTATATACAATTAcaaagcaaagataaaaattagtATAAAGTTAATAGAATACTAATGATAAAACTATGAGGCATATAAGTGAAACAAATAAATTCTAAGctatttaaacaaattattaatAGTGTAGAAAGGTGGAATGAAGTAGAAGAGTAGAAATTATATCAACACTGATAATAGAGAGTCAAAGAGCCTAAAAAGCATTTTACTTAAAACATTTGGTTTATCTGCCAAGCAGAGAGAGATGGCAGACTAAGGAAATTCCTGTTTGGAATACAAacccatttgtaaaatcttaccaagaatgagaaaggaagattttGAGCAGTATGGCCTCATAAAgtagaaagaagcaaaagaagataaaacaattttaaagaaagCCTAGTGAGACACTCAACTAAGCAAAGCCATGTGGAGgacatttaaagatgaaaactgaaggaagataagcaagaaaaatggaaaagttctACACCAATTTATAGTAAACTGCTTCACCATCAAGGATTAAGTACAGCTGTCCACTTATAAAAGAGGTGTAAGTGGTACTAAAGGAACAATGATGGGAAAATCAACTATATTTATACAAGATCTGGGTTGGAGACAACAGTTTGGATATGCTAAGGTTAAGATGCTTACAGAACATCCTATGTGAGATGTTCAGGAGACAGTTGGACATGATGTAAGTAAATCACTATGCAAACAAATCATTAAAAACCTCAAAATTATAGACCTCTAGGCTATACTTTGTAGGCAAGAATCAATAATCACTGAATGGTCCCCTActttctattcctattaaaaCCACCCACCTACTACTAATGCCTTCATTACTACTTATCTGGGGTTACCACAATAATCTTTCTATGGTTCCCCTCTAATCTGCCCTCCATAATGTCACCAGAATTACCTTTATGCATAGATATAGCAGTGTCACTCCTCTattcaaaaatctattttataggCAATAAAAAGTCACTAATGTTTGAATTCCTTTACTGGGAACTGAAGGCATTACTATCTATGGTTCCAGCCTTGTCTTGTTCCCCTTCATGTGCTCTCCACCTGTGTAAAACTGGAGTGGATCTGTATTTTGCACACTCTCCTAGTATTACcttgttcaattattttcagtggtgtctggCTCTTAGAAACCCcgcttgaggttttcttggcagagatactggtagtggtttgccatttctttcgcCAGCTCAGCGACTGTCACCAAGCTGCGCCAGCCTTACTTAACAGCAAATGAGTAGGAGCATTCCAGTAGAAAAtcctcaagggcaaggactgtgtttGTTATTTGAATTACAGTGTGTTGTGCAATCTgaattagagctgaaagagatcttaaagtTCATTGCATTAACTCAATTGcacaagcatttttaagtttCTGTGCCAAGCAATGGGTATGAGATAATTCATATGTTGAGGGTTTAAAAAGGACTTTCCTTGAAACAATTTTATTAGGATATTAGATGAGGAAAATTCTTATCAGCTAAGTCCCTTCTCTACCCCTTAGTTTTACAGTTGCCTGAAAGCGGTGATTCAatccaatttaacaaacatttatgaagcacctactatgtgccaggcactgtgctaagctctgaaaagttaagtgacttatggaGGGGCATACAGCTAGACCTCAAAGGAAGGACTGGAACCCAGAGGTTCCTGGTTCTGACGCCAGATCTCTATCCATTAAACCATGCCCGTAGAGGTAGGTCATTCAACcatccttatccccattttcccatGAAACGGGTACTTAGAGACTTAGTGACTTACTTGCCAGATGTCAAGAATTACCCAAATCTCAGGACTCCAAATCCTGCACCCCTGCCTCTACTACACcaccctgccctcatggagctcacaatctccccccacacacaccccctcccAAAAAGGAAGGACAAGTCTGACTCCAAATAATAGATATGGGTATGAGAGAGTATTATTTTAAGGACGGGAAAAGAAGATGAGATTCAGGAAGGGGAAACGACAAGTCCGTAGCGACAGCCGGggctccctcccctcccagctcTCTCCAGCCCAGTCCGGAAGGGGTTTCCCCTTTACCTCGTATTTAATCGCTTCCGGCAGGTTCAGGAAGGTCTGGGGTTTGCTCTGCAGGCAGCAGACATAGAACCTGGTGTCAAAGCgcctccctctttcccttataAACGGCGTGAGCCAGTTACTCCACTCCTGCAGGGCCCAGATGTTGGGCGCGCACCCGAGGCTCTGGCACAGCTGGAGAAATTGACCGGGGTCTTTCTGGATCCTGGCCCTCCAGGCTTCCAGGTCGGCGGGCGGCGCATGCGCGCTGGTCAGGTGCGGGGCCTCTGCGCCCGCGGGGAGCAGAAGGAGGATGCCCGATTCCTCGAAGGTTTCCCGGATGGCGCAGATGCGAAAGGCCACATCGTCTGGGATGCGTGAGTGACAACTGGGCCGGGACGGCAAGGCCACCTCGGGGTAGGTTTCCCTGGGCTTCCCGGAGAGGGGCAGGCCGAAGCTCGGCGGCCCGTGGTGGGGCTGGAAGAGAGGAAGCCAGTCGGTCGAAGAGTCCGCGGCCTCCAGGACGCCCCCCGGGAAGACGTGGGCGCCGGGCAAGAAGGCGCTGCTCGTCGTgcgctgcagcagcagcagctcgtAGTCCTCGGCCGCGGCGGCCGGGCTCGGCCCGGGGTAGGCACGGCCCACGGCCAGCAGCAGCGTGGCCGCCCGGCGCCACTGGCGCAGCGAGCCCTGCATGGCGGACCCGGGCGGAGGTGGACCCGGGCGGAGGTGGCCCCGGGCGGAGGTGGCCCCGGGCGCAGGAGGCCCCGGGCGCAGGAGGCCCGGCGCGGGCTGACGGGGCTCCCTCCCCGCGCCCTGTTCGGGCGTTCCGCGGCTCACTCGCCGCTAATGGAGGAGGCGGGTGGCTGCACCAGGCCGGGCTCCCGGGCCTCAGGAGCCCGGGGACGGCGCGGACCTCTGACCCGGGCGGCCGGCCCGTGGCGCCCAGGTGGGGGTGACGGTGACCTTGACCGCCAGCGTCCGCTCCCGGTGTGTGAATGAAGCCGATCTAATATTCTCCCCAGCCTTGGGGAGAAAAGCGCGGAAGTTTCAGGCCGGAAGGGGCGTCAGCCTTGGCTCCCGTCCCACTCCCTCGCCTTAAAGAAGTCAGGTGTGACCCCGTGACCGCAGCCCGCGCTAAAGGGGGTCCTGAGAGCGCCGGCGCGGCTGCGTACCCCAGAAATGTTTGACAGCACATGCTTCGGTATGGTTCAGAGGGTAAAACTGGCCCTTTCCTGGCGAGGTGGAAAAGCCTGGCGTTGGGTGTGGCCTTGCCCTTCACCACCTGCACCGTACTGCTTAGGGATCACCTTTGGCACTTTGACCCATTTGGGACCACCATCAGCAAATACGAGATTACGTGTACAAAGAACAAAGGTAATCGGGCTTATAGAAAACTGAACTTGGTATGTGAAATGTTTAAGTAAGTATTACATTCAACAtagtattaaaatttttaaaaactggcctgcttgtctgtgtcccgttctgtgatttttaaaaatatatcgacattctttttccattttttgcatCTTTATCCTTAATTTCCTACTTTGCTGCCCAAAATAAAAGTCCTCCCCTGTAACAAATATAATGGAGCAAATCCAAACCACACATTAAGCGCGCGACACCATATATCTACTTCTACACTTCTCTCCATCACTGCTTTGCCAGGAGGTGGGAATCATGCTTCATGAGCAGTCTTCTGAATTTACTATTTTTAATTACTCAAGAGTTTACCTTCCTTCATTATTGTCATATTCGTTATGTATGTTGTACATAATTATTTCTCCATCAATTTATaaatcctctgtttctctgaattcttcattttaccATCTTACTATACAGTAAAATTCTGTTATATTCACACACCAATTGATAGGCACCTCTTTTGTTACtagtttttgctaccacaaatggtactgctatgaatattttggtatatgttggacttggtttttgtctttgatttccttggggcAAAGATCTGTTAGTAGGATCACTGACTCAAAGGGCATGGAGAGTTTAGTCCCTTTTCTTACCATTCCAAATTAAAATCTAAAATGGTTGGAACactttacaactctaccaacaatgcaccTGTTTTCTCAGATCCCCTACAACATTGAATATcctcctcttttgtcatcttttacaGTTAGACAGTTTCTTCCAATACTACAGACAGTGTATCACCCCACCTTGCACCACACTAACACATTGTTGGACTTCTTTCAGCTTCTTGTTCAGTGGCTTTTGTGTTGAGTCAGATAATAGCGTGTTCAAATCCTATGAGTTTAAAACctgcctgtatgaccctgggcaggttacttaGTCTCCTTCatacccagtttcttcatctgtaaaatggggataacaatagtattGTTTTGAAGATTCAGTTCAGTAAacatgaagcacctactatgtgctaggcactgtgctaagttctggggatacaaaatgaggcaaaagacagtccctgccccaaGGAACTTTATCATCTAATTGGGAGGacaacacataaatatatacaaagcaagttatatatggaataaataggaaataattaacatagggaaggccctggaattcaggcttcctgtaggaggcttaaggaagccagagaggacAGTATTTGGAATGGAAGAGAGagtacattctagacatgggggatagccagaaaAATGCCTAAAGCTAAGAGATGTAGTGTTTTGTCCACAGAACAGTCAGGAGGTCAGTGTccctgaatcaaagagtatgtattgggaggtaaggtataagaagactagaaaagtaggagggtGTTAGATTTACAAAGGGCTTTCAGTGTCAAacagagcaatttttttttatttgctcctggaggggataggaaccactggaatttattttggggtggggggaacatgatcagacctgaattttaggaaaaccacattagtggctaaatggaggctagaatggagagagacttgaggcaggcattgcccccctccccaagcaggctattgcagtaatccaggtgtgaggtgatgaaggcctgtgcTAGCGTACTGGCAGTgttaaaggagagaagggagcacattCAAGAGATACTGCAGAGGTGAAATCGACAGACCTTGGCACCAGATTGGTGGTActtgtccttagttctcaaagagaaccaaaatggcatcacaatgttagagtcaagttgcagtgtgtccaactgtggctgaatGGTTCTCCTATAGGTCCATCACaaagtccatgtgaacatttggggtgattctccaaatttgtgcatcctgcatttccttttagCTGTTTCCATTCTACTTTGCTCCttgagcacagcaccttctctgatgtgggcatgcaaTGCCATGacatgccagtgtctcccatgtcacaccatcaattccaaagttcttaagagagaccttgagagtgtccttgtatcactttttctgtcCAGAATATGAACATTTgccctgtatgagttctccataaaatagtctttttgccaagtgtatattttgtattCGAACAACTTGGCCAGCTAAATACAgttgctctctgaagcagagtttaaTTGCTTGGCAGTTAACTAGAGAGAGGACAtcgtgtctggtatcttatcctgtcaggtaatcttcagaatctttctaagacaattcgaatggaagcaattcagtttcctggcatggcactggtatactgtccaggtttcacagacatacaacaatgaggtcaggacaatggctctatagatcttcagtttggtagtcagtctaatacctcttctctcccatactttcctttggagtctcccaaacactgagttagctctggcagtGTATGTGTCAACTTCATTACTAATGTgcacatccctagaaagtacactaccaaggtaactgaacttatccacagtattcaatatttctccatttgctgtaaccaatggttccatgtatggacggtgtggtggtggctgatggggctcctgtgttttcttggtgtcaattgttaggccaaaattagcacaagcagtagAGAATCTactgttgtatctcagcttcagaggctgcatggagtgcacagtcatctgcaaacatgCAGTCCATTATCTAGAATcctggcaaacatgccatcatcaaactgatgtacaatactgatgaacttctctgggcaaccaaattttgccataatttttccacaagccctcacgaATGACAGTGTCAAAGTCTTTGGTCAGATTGATaaatgtgtacagacctctgttctacttCTGGCATTTActtctcttggagttgtcaggcagcaaacaccatattgaacATTCCTTGACCCTTTTTCAAGTCACACTGGCtgtcaggtagatgaccatcttgcaagtgaaggatcagtctattaaggaggattctggtaagaatcttgccagcaatgactgagagaaaGATATCCCCACCCCCTAtgattgtcacaagacaatctatttcctttacctttatagagatggacatcagaggcatccttgaattcctagGGGGTAACCTTCTTTTCCCTTATAAGCCAGAAAATTTCCATCAGCTTTTGAATGAGCAATggacccaccaccaccaccttggaaatctcagctggaatagaatcaactCCAGGTCCTTTGCCGCAGGAGAGGATCCTATGGCATTtaaaacctctttttcagttggaaatTTGTCTCGAGGGAGATAGACCTCagcctgaggtaaacagtcagtgACTTCAccattgatgatggtctgttgaaaatACTATGGAAccattcagcccatctctccaggattatgttcttatcactaatcaatgtggttccatcagcactgagtagttgagatgcaccatatgtctttggcccataaatagctttcgaggtattataaaaatgctttggattattactatcagtgtaaaactgaatttcatctgtcttctgaGCTAAGAGTCCTATacctaagttttgcttgtactttacttttgatggaggtaaatactgccttcttggagatggatgaactatcctgctgatgAACCctgtggagtttttttttttcatttagcagcctctgaatttccccttcatttttgtcaaaccagtcttgatgtttgtgagtgttctgactcagatgagtaaatgcagtgctgtgtaccaaatctctgaaaggtATCCACTCTTTTTCTGCTGCACTGTTGCCAACCATGTGTTGACTCAGTGTTTTCTGAAAGTTAACAATGAATTGTTCCctgctctaatctgttgacattaaatCTTATGgtagtcatcttgccttggggCCACCACTTttgatgaatatgaatatttagctTAGAGAGGATAAATTTATGATTAGTCCAGCACtttgcaccacacattgccttcttTACTCttacatcctgtctgtctcttctccttataatcacatagtctattaaatgccaatatttgctgtgagggtgcatccacaaagttttattgcatttaggtaaatggaagactgtattggtgatgagaaggcAATGtcatgcacaagtcttcagtattTAGTAGTAAGTGACCTGttactgtttccaactccattcctcccaaggactccctgccatatCTGGTAATCTGTGCCTACTCTAGCactaaagtcacccagaattaaagcttgtcctcttttggcacattaatGATGAGGGTCTCTGagtcttcacaaaatttttccttgacctcattggggttcatcatggtggaagCATACACACTGATGATGGTGTTATGGTGCTTTCTTGCAAGTgccaatcacattgtcatgagcctgtcatttacatcttttggtaggcatacatgtttattgactaaatTAGTTTCTATTGCAAAACCTTTGTCAGCTTTACtgagctccccttcactgcagccactccagaaaaatgtgtatccagctccagcttTGGTAAattgaccttcatttgccagccttgtttcactcagggctgctatttgaatgCAATACCTACTGAGTTCCCTTGTAACAAGAGTTGTTCATCTTTTGGGTctgctggattttgtgttgttcataagtgtgtgcacattccataTATTGAtggtgagtagaatcatctttgcagaagtttttgtacatttttttgtttcaGCCACAGGGTGGGATCCACACCTACAGTAGTAAAGAGCCCAAGGTTGGTAAAGCAGGCAATTTTTAGGACCCCTTTTCTAGCCTCTTCCTCACATCAAGAGTTGAGCAAAGCAATCTTTAAAAGGTTGCTCAGACAGCCATGGGGCTACTGAATCCTACTGCTGattccagtgagaagatgaccaTATGACCTGGGCCACCTgggtgcagggttgtgactacagctcccagtttATGCacatctgctgcttcatcacttgcctgtcacccaGGACTTTGTGATAGGTAAAAATGgcaaaatggtatgggtgatgtcttttgatttgtgcataaagtGAATTTAAGTGGAGATAGGATATGGTGGTTGGGAATAGTGAGAAATAGtgaagaatccaggatgacttctaCATTGTGGGCCTGAGGGACTCAGAGGTTGGTATTGCCttttacagtaatagggaaagtaggagggagggaggattaaggtgtaaagaaaatgagttcagttttgaacttttgaatttaagatgttcACTGAATATCCAGaatgagatgtctgaaagacagttggagatgggagattggaggtcagcagagagtttggggcaaGAAAAGTAGAGAATCATCAGCTTAGAGATGGTAGTTAAATTTgtggaactgatgagatcaccaaatgaagtaggatagagggaaaagagaagagggcccaggtcAGAACCTTGAGGGACACCTGTGGTTAGAGGGCATCAGGAGGAGGATCCAGCCAAAGAGCCATGGAAGGAACAgtcaggtaggaagagaaccaggaatgGCCTGGCTCTAGACAAAACCCTAGACACAAGATAATATCAAGGATCGGAAGGTAACTGACcgtatcaaaggctgcagagaggtcaagaagaaggaacattgagaaaagaccattggatttggcaatgaagagatcattagcaactttggagagagcaatttcagtggaACAGTAAGATCAGAAGCCacattgtaaggggttaagaagagagtgaaaggagagagagtggaGACACTTATCTTAGACAACTACAATGGACAGAAGAGACAAAGGACAGttagggatggaaggatcaagtaagGCTTTTTTTTCAGAATGGGGATACATGGGAATGTTTGAGTCAGTATAGAatgagattgaaaataagtgaaaaatgagGTTGACAGGGGGAGCAGTCTATTGGAGGAGAGGAGATAGAACAGAATCACTTGAACAAGCAGAGGGGTTAACTTGGTAAGGAATAAGGTCACTTCATCTTGTGAGATGAATGAAGTAGGAGATAATGGAAGAAGGTACCTGAATgataaaaaatgaggaagaggggagaaaatgaacTCGTGGCAAAtggccaaaattttttttttctgtaaaatatgaggcaaggttctcagctaagaAAGTGGAGGGATGGGAAGCCATGGAGggtttgaggaggaatgaaaagatttggaagagcttCTGTGGAGAGTGGCATAGTGGGTTGATAAGGGAAGCATAGTAGGATTGCCTAAcagcagtgagggcccacttGCAGTTATATAACAAAAATCtgtagtggatccagtcagaAAGATCAcatgtctttctctcctttcgtTCAGGAACATGTGTAGACACAAAGGCAATGTGGAAGGAGTGATCCAAGACTGAGGCATGGTTGGGCACACTTGACAATATGATAAGGGGACCAAGGATTCAAGAGAGGAAAACAGTGTGGAGTTGAATTCATTTAACCTTACAGTGTATATAAATGAACTTAAATGTATTTGCTTAAATTTACTTGAAGTATAGAtaaatatgcttaataaatatataaaacatataaatgcTGTCTGTTATTATTAGGTATATAGCATGTGTGTTAAAATATCTATCTCCTTTGAGCACTTGTCTAGAAGGCGTGGTGCTTAGGAAATAAAGTTCACTCtttgaatttgtttatagtagAAAAAT from Notamacropus eugenii isolate mMacEug1 chromosome 1, mMacEug1.pri_v2, whole genome shotgun sequence includes these protein-coding regions:
- the NUDT19 gene encoding LOW QUALITY PROTEIN: acyl-coenzyme A diphosphatase NUDT19 (The sequence of the model RefSeq protein was modified relative to this genomic sequence to represent the inferred CDS: inserted 2 bases in 2 codons; deleted 3 bases in 2 codons; substituted 2 bases at 2 genomic stop codons) — its product is MCCQTFLGYAAAPALSGPPLARAAVTGSHLTSLRRGSGTGAKADAPSGLKLPRFSPQXLGRILDRLHSHTGSGRWRSRSPSPPPXAPRAGRPGQRSAPSPGSXGPEPGLVQPPASSISGEXAAERPNRARGGSPVSPRRASRPGPPAPGATSARGHLRPGPPPPGSAMQGSLRQWRRAATLLLAVGRAYPGPSPAAAAEDYELLLLQRTTSSAFLPGAHVFPGGVLEAADSSTDWLPLFQPHHGPPSFGLPLSGKPRETYPEVALPSRPSCHSRIPDDVAFRICAIRETFEESGILLLLPAGAEAPHLTSAHAPPADLEAWRARIQKDPGQFLQLCQSLGCAPNIWALQEWSNWLTPFIRERGRRFDTRFYVCCLQSKPQTFLNLPEAIKYEWISPTEAIIKFMHEEIWLAPPQFYEIRRLINFASLLDLHKFSLDRSSEGCERWLPITLLALDGSMQLLPGDELYHEDKEFLEKNLLVNKTIEEIMGKSRKFHRIVLHSRYFYSIHVTVQPKYKHIYPKNFLGFKSNL